The sequence AAAGCGCAGGAGGATTACGCAAAACAACATACGGTATGCCATAGGGGGTGATTACAAAAAACTGGCCTTGAGAAGCTATCTGTATTTCGCCGATATGGTTGCCTTTAATGTGAAATACCTTCAGAACAGGGCTTTCATAGAAAAACACTTCAATATAGAGGGCTATGAAAATTATTTAAAGGCAAAGTCTTTAGGGAGAGGGGTTATATTTACTACTGCCCATTTTGGCAACTGGGAGATGCTTGTCTGCGCTTTTGCTGTGCTTAAGGAACCTATAAATATCATGGTAAGACCAATTGATAACAAAAGCGTCGATGAGCTTGTAGAATCTATTCGGTCATCCTGCGAAAATAAGGTGTTATCCTCACGTATGAGTGCTTTTGAGTTCATCAGGATGTTAAAAAAGGGTGAGGTTTTAGGTATTCTGATAGACCAGGCAGGTGGTGATGGTTCTTTTAAGGTGAATTTTTTTGGCAGAAAAGCCAAGGTTAGTGAGAGCGTAGGGGTATTTGCTTGCAAGCTCGGTGTGCCTGTTTTACCTGCTTATTTAAAAGAAGAGAATAATAGCTTTACAATAGTGATCGAGAAGGCTATCCTATGCGATAGGGATAAACCCAAAAGAGAGGCTATTCAGGAGGTTATGGATAGGGTTTATGAGCGGTTTGAGGCATGGATCAAAAGCCAACCACATAAGTATTTCTGGATGCATAACAGGTGGAAGTAATGAAGGCTGTGTTTCTGGATAGGGATGGAACGATCATAGAGGATGTTAATTACTTAAGCAGGCTTAAGGATATAAGGCTTATAGACAAAGCGAAAGAGGCGCTTGAGATATTCAAAGAAAACGGGTTTAAAATTATTGTTGTTTCCAATCAGTCTGGTGTTGGGAGGGGGTATTTTTCCTCAGATTTTGTTAAAGAAGCCAACGATATCATAAATAGGATGGTTGATGGTTTGATTGATGGGTTTTATTTCTGCCCGCATCTGCCTGAGGATAATTGTTCATGCAGAAAACCCAAAACCGGTATGGTCGATGCTGCCATAAGGGATTTTAATCTCTCAAAAGAGGGTTCGTTTGTAATAGGAGATAAAGAAAGTGATGTTGAGTTAGGTATAAATGCAGGCATTGAGCCTGTGCTGATTTTAACTGGCTATGGTAAAAAATATAAAGACTCAACAAAAGCTAACTTAATTTTTGAAAATATTTATGAGGCTGCAAAATGGATTTGCCAAAAGGGTTCTATGGAATAATTGATGAGCGTTTTGGTTGTATTGACTCGGCCAAGAAGCTCATAGATTTTGGCGCTAAAATTATACAATACCGATGTAAAAACAAAACCGATAGACAGATGTTGGAAGAGGCTGAGACGATCAGAAGACTCACGCTGAATGCCGGTGCTGTTTTTATAATAGATGACAGGGTAGATTTGGCACTTCTTGTTGGAGCAGATGGTGTTCATGTTGGGGATAAGGATTTTCCGCCATGCAGAATCAGAAAGCTCGCACCTAAAGGCTTTATTATCGGACTTTCCACACATAGTATTGATGATGTTAGGAATGCCTCATGCTGCGATTACATAGGTGTTGGCCCTGTGTTTGCAACCACAACAAAGGATAAGCCCCATCCCACATTGGGTGTTGAATTGGCTGAGGAGATGGTAAGGCAAAGCCCCTATCCTGCATTTTTGATAGGGGGCATAGCATTGGATAACATAGAAACCATAAAACACATACCGGCGTGGGGTTTTGTTAGTGTAAGGGATGTTTTGGCTAACGATAAAGCTCATTTTGAAAGGATGTTGGAAATATGGAACAGCTGATAGATAGGTTTGGCAGGCGCATAAATTATCTGCGCATATCGGTTACGGATAGGTGTAATTTTAGGTGTATCTATTGTATGCCTAAGGATGGCATAGGCTGGAAGCCAATGAGTGAGATTCTAACCTATGAGGAAATATCTCTTTTTGTGAAGGCCTCAGCCGAGCTTGGTATAAACAAAATAAAGCTTACAGGCGGTGAACCTCTTGTTAGAAAAGGCATAGACAGACTTGTTGATATGCTTAAAAACATAGATGGTATAGACGAGATATCCCTTACAACAAACGGCAGTCTTTTAAAGAAATACGCAAAAGGCCTAAAGGCTGCTGGCCTTGATAGGATAACCATCAGTCTTGATACGCTAAAACCTGACAGGTTCAAACTGATTACACGGCTTGGCAATATAGAGGATGTGCTTGAAGGTTTTGATGTTTTGGAGGAGGTTGGCTTTGAGAATACAAAGATAAACACCGTTGTCATGAGAGGGGTAAATGATGATGAGGTGTTAGATTTGATGGAATTTGCCTTGAACAGGGGCGTTGATATAAGGTTTATAGAGTTTATGCCAACCGATGTTGTTAAGGATTGGCAGCGTTATTTTATAGGGGTGAATAATATAAGGCGTATAATAGAAGCCAGATATACCCTAAAACCGGCTGATAAAAAGAGTAATGGACCATCTGTCTACTATAGTGTCG comes from Hippea maritima DSM 10411 and encodes:
- a CDS encoding lysophospholipid acyltransferase family protein, producing MRFVYGFLRLWPLCCLKALFRTVVLLVYLILSKRRRITQNNIRYAIGGDYKKLALRSYLYFADMVAFNVKYLQNRAFIEKHFNIEGYENYLKAKSLGRGVIFTTAHFGNWEMLVCAFAVLKEPINIMVRPIDNKSVDELVESIRSSCENKVLSSRMSAFEFIRMLKKGEVLGILIDQAGGDGSFKVNFFGRKAKVSESVGVFACKLGVPVLPAYLKEENNSFTIVIEKAILCDRDKPKREAIQEVMDRVYERFEAWIKSQPHKYFWMHNRWK
- a CDS encoding D-glycero-alpha-D-manno-heptose-1,7-bisphosphate 7-phosphatase, with translation MKAVFLDRDGTIIEDVNYLSRLKDIRLIDKAKEALEIFKENGFKIIVVSNQSGVGRGYFSSDFVKEANDIINRMVDGLIDGFYFCPHLPEDNCSCRKPKTGMVDAAIRDFNLSKEGSFVIGDKESDVELGINAGIEPVLILTGYGKKYKDSTKANLIFENIYEAAKWICQKGSME
- the thiE gene encoding thiamine phosphate synthase; translated protein: MDLPKGFYGIIDERFGCIDSAKKLIDFGAKIIQYRCKNKTDRQMLEEAETIRRLTLNAGAVFIIDDRVDLALLVGADGVHVGDKDFPPCRIRKLAPKGFIIGLSTHSIDDVRNASCCDYIGVGPVFATTTKDKPHPTLGVELAEEMVRQSPYPAFLIGGIALDNIETIKHIPAWGFVSVRDVLANDKAHFERMLEIWNS
- the moaA gene encoding GTP 3',8-cyclase MoaA translates to MEQLIDRFGRRINYLRISVTDRCNFRCIYCMPKDGIGWKPMSEILTYEEISLFVKASAELGINKIKLTGGEPLVRKGIDRLVDMLKNIDGIDEISLTTNGSLLKKYAKGLKAAGLDRITISLDTLKPDRFKLITRLGNIEDVLEGFDVLEEVGFENTKINTVVMRGVNDDEVLDLMEFALNRGVDIRFIEFMPTDVVKDWQRYFIGVNNIRRIIEARYTLKPADKKSNGPSVYYSVGDGFVGFITPLSKAFCSVCNRIRLTSDGVILPCLGHPDRISIKSAARSRNKNEIKSLIREAIRIKPKEHALLNESIHSSMSAVGG